The following DNA comes from Gammaproteobacteria bacterium.
GCAATAAGGTCATTTTAGTCTCGTCCGATACGATGTCTTTCTCCGTTTCCAGCGCAACCCCGGCTTCAGCCAGTTGCTCCAGAAGTTTAGTTGGAGTGACTTTCAGTACTTCAGCAAATTGTTTAACGGTTACATCCGACATGTCGGACTCCTGCGGTTATGTTTCACTCTAGGCGTAAAAATCTCTATTCTCTACTCGTTATTCTTCTTCACTGTTTGCGGCACTCTCGGCCTCTTCAAACCAGTGTGCTCGGGCAGCCATAATTAATTTAGCCGCTTGCTCCTCGTCCATTTCTTCGATCTCTATCAGTTCATCAACGGCGAGCTCAGCCAGATCATCACGGGTGTTAATTCCGTTACTGGCCAGAATTGATGCCAGATTGTCAGTCATACCGTCCAAACTAAGCATGTCTTTGCCTGGATCAGCGGTTTCAATGGCTTCTTCCGTTGCAATTGCCTGTGTCAGCAACACGTCACGGGCACGGTTACGTAATTCTGTAACAATACCTTCATCGAATTCTTCAATCGTGAGTAATTCTGATTCTGGAACAAAGGCGATCTCTTCCATGCTGGTGAATCCTTCCTGCACCAGGATCAGAGCGACTTCCTGGTCCACATCGAGTTGTTGCGAGAACCGTTCAATGATCTCTTGTGACTCGGCATCGCTTTTGGCGTCGGCATCAGCCGTGGTCATTACATTCAGGGTCCATCCGGTTAGCTCACTGGCCAGACGGATATTTTGACCGCCGCGTCCAATGGCTTTGGACAGCATTTCTTCTTCAACCGCGATATCCATGGACAGGGTCTCTTCGTCGACCACGATGGATAAAACTTCCGCCGGTGACATGGCATTAATTACATACTGTGCCGGGTTCTCGTTCCAAAGAATAATATCGACACGCTCGCCCGCCAATTCATTGGAAACCGCTTGCACGCGTGAACCGCGCATACCAACACAAGCCCCAACCGGATCAATACGTGGCTCAATGGCTTTAACCGCGATCTTTGCACGCAGACCTGGATCACGTGCTGCACTTAAAATAACAATAAGGCCTTGTCCTACTTCCGGCACTTCAAGTTTAAACAACTCGATCAAAAACTCGGGAGACGTACGGGTCATTATTAATTGTGGCCCGCGAGCTTCCGGATTGATCTCGAATAAAATAGCCTTTATACGATCCTGGGGTCTGATCTGTTCACCACGGATCATCTCGTTGCGTGGAATAAATGCCTCGGCATTTCCACCCAGATCAACATAAACGCCATTCCGGTCACTGCGCTTGACAATACCGCTGACCATTGTACCGACACGGTCTTTGTACTCTTCCATAACCATGGCACGTTCGGCTTCACGTACTTTTTGTAAAATTACCTGTTTGGCGGTTTGCGCAGCAATTCGACCAAAGGCAATCGATTCAATTGGCTCTTCAACAAATTCACCGGGCTCAACATCGGGATTGTAATCAACCGCATCCATCAAGCGTAATTCCTTGTCCGGGAATTCAAGTGTCGGATCGTCATCAGCAAATACTTTCCACTGTCTGAAAGTCGAGTATTCACCAGTCTCACGATCTACCGCTACACGTGCATCAATATCTTCTGCATGCTTTTTACGCGTTGCAGACGCAAGTGCCGCTTCCAGTGCCTGGAAAATTATTTCTTTTTCAACGCCTTTCTCATTTGAAACAACGTCGGCCATCATTAAAATTTCTTTATTCATAGTTATTCACAATAAACATAATTTAAAATCGGTTTTATTTAAAAGAGTATTCAGGAGCCAAATGCGCTTTATCGATCAAGGCAAAAGGAACGGCATACTCTTTGTCATCAACTTTTATTAATACTTTATCTTCGCTTACGCCTTGCAATATACCTTTTAGGCGTTTGCGACCTTCATGCAGGGAACTGAGCTTCAACTTGGCTTGCTCGCCAGTGTAAGAAGCAAAGTGTTCCAGTAAACGCAATGGACGCTCGGTACCTGGTGAAGAAACCTCCAGGGTGTATTCACCTGGTATCGGATCTTCGACCTCGAGGATCACACCAATATGGCGACTTACCGCTGCACAATCCTCAACCAGAATACCCTTTTCCTGATCAATGTAGATACGTAGCGTGGCCGGTTTACCGCTTAGCAATTCCAGTTCCAGCATGTCGTATCCCAAAGTATTAATCTCGGGTTCGAGCAAACTAATTAATCGTTGTACCAAATCGTTTTGCATTTACGTTTCCGTCCCGTGCCAATTTCCATTGGCAACAAAAAAGCCCCGCATGCGGAGCTTTTGCATCGTTGAACACGTTTCTTGAAACCTGTTCAGAATGTACTTGGTAGCGGGGGTAGGATTCGAACCTACGACCTTCGGGTTATGAGCCCGACGAGCTGCCAGACTGCTCCACCCCGCATCCGCAGGCGCGCATGATACAAAGCCTAGCCAGACATTACAAGTAAAAAGCGAAAAGATTAGCAAAAATTGCCAAAAATTCAGGGGCTTGGGTATAAAACAGGGATTTAAAGCGCTGCGACTTGACTGAAGAAATGACTAACTGCGCTTAGGCCAAACTGACCAGAGCCCAGATTGCGCCAGGCAGAATGCCCAAAGCCAGAACCGAGATGGAATTCAGGCTTAAGGTCGCCTTGTGATCCCAGGCAATATTTAGCGGTA
Coding sequences within:
- the nusA gene encoding transcription termination/antitermination protein NusA — encoded protein: MNKEILMMADVVSNEKGVEKEIIFQALEAALASATRKKHAEDIDARVAVDRETGEYSTFRQWKVFADDDPTLEFPDKELRLMDAVDYNPDVEPGEFVEEPIESIAFGRIAAQTAKQVILQKVREAERAMVMEEYKDRVGTMVSGIVKRSDRNGVYVDLGGNAEAFIPRNEMIRGEQIRPQDRIKAILFEINPEARGPQLIMTRTSPEFLIELFKLEVPEVGQGLIVILSAARDPGLRAKIAVKAIEPRIDPVGACVGMRGSRVQAVSNELAGERVDIILWNENPAQYVINAMSPAEVLSIVVDEETLSMDIAVEEEMLSKAIGRGGQNIRLASELTGWTLNVMTTADADAKSDAESQEIIERFSQQLDVDQEVALILVQEGFTSMEEIAFVPESELLTIEEFDEGIVTELRNRARDVLLTQAIATEEAIETADPGKDMLSLDGMTDNLASILASNGINTRDDLAELAVDELIEIEEMDEEQAAKLIMAARAHWFEEAESAANSEEE
- the rimP gene encoding ribosome maturation factor RimP, translating into MQNDLVQRLISLLEPEINTLGYDMLELELLSGKPATLRIYIDQEKGILVEDCAAVSRHIGVILEVEDPIPGEYTLEVSSPGTERPLRLLEHFASYTGEQAKLKLSSLHEGRKRLKGILQGVSEDKVLIKVDDKEYAVPFALIDKAHLAPEYSFK